The following proteins are co-located in the Desulfatirhabdium butyrativorans DSM 18734 genome:
- a CDS encoding menaquinone biosynthesis decarboxylase, which translates to MKPSAHQRFDNLGSYIQALDRAGELRTVSDPVSAHLEISRYTDAESKSPGGGKALFFPRVTGSAFPVATNLFGSYRRIGMALGVERIDDLAGRLKALITMKPPKGLRDMLQLLSTALQFTSFFPRRFRGKTPPCQEVVHLGDAADLRRLPVLHCWPGDGGPFITLPLVFTKSLVNGVRNVGMYRMQVYDERTTGMHWHIHKDGSSNFSEYRKAGKRMPVAVAIGADPATIYAATAPMPRHADELLLAGFIRNHPVVLTKCLTVDLEVPAEAEFVIEGTVDPQELRIEGPFGDHTGYYSLADLYPVFRVSAITHRRRPVYCATLVGRPPMEDCYLAKVTERLFLPLLQMVFPEIVNYWLPWEGVFHNIVVVAIEKAYPLHAQKTMSGLWGQGQMSFCKAIVVVDHDVDPTDETRVFSVLMALLDVETDITINRGILDALDHSSPTPHYGNKIGIDLTRRIAGELPRKALDRGVMAPLDREKIAHGFSDIVGVRRWREVAVPNGVNRKVFLAAVEKPGDRSGRWYAEQLMTAERLSGIDMFVLYDMDIDLADNSLILWKLFNNTDPGRDLMIREGRAVIDACKKDASDGHHREWPEELHFDDFAKSPSV; encoded by the coding sequence GTGAAACCGTCGGCACATCAGCGATTTGACAATCTGGGGTCATACATTCAGGCCCTTGACAGGGCCGGAGAACTCCGGACCGTTTCCGATCCGGTATCGGCCCATCTGGAAATCAGCCGATATACGGATGCGGAATCCAAAAGCCCTGGAGGTGGAAAAGCACTGTTCTTTCCACGGGTGACCGGATCGGCGTTTCCGGTGGCCACGAATCTGTTCGGAAGTTACAGACGGATCGGTATGGCCCTCGGTGTCGAGCGGATCGACGACCTTGCCGGCCGGCTCAAGGCGCTGATTACCATGAAACCGCCGAAGGGCTTGCGTGACATGCTGCAACTGCTGTCCACAGCGCTTCAATTCACATCTTTTTTCCCCCGGCGCTTCAGGGGGAAAACACCCCCATGCCAGGAAGTGGTGCATCTGGGCGATGCAGCCGATTTGCGCAGGCTCCCTGTCCTGCACTGCTGGCCCGGGGACGGCGGTCCCTTCATCACCCTGCCGCTGGTCTTTACGAAAAGTCTTGTCAACGGCGTTCGTAATGTCGGGATGTACCGGATGCAGGTCTATGACGAGCGAACGACGGGCATGCATTGGCACATCCACAAGGACGGATCGAGCAATTTTTCCGAATATCGAAAGGCAGGAAAACGGATGCCGGTTGCAGTCGCCATCGGCGCCGATCCGGCAACCATATACGCCGCAACGGCACCCATGCCACGGCACGCAGACGAGCTGCTCCTGGCGGGTTTCATCCGGAATCATCCGGTGGTGCTGACCAAATGCCTGACGGTCGATCTTGAAGTGCCCGCGGAGGCGGAGTTTGTCATCGAGGGGACGGTCGATCCGCAAGAGCTGCGTATCGAAGGCCCATTCGGCGATCATACCGGGTATTACTCCCTGGCCGATCTTTACCCGGTATTCCGGGTGAGCGCCATTACACATCGAAGAAGACCTGTCTATTGTGCGACGCTTGTGGGCAGGCCTCCGATGGAGGATTGTTATTTAGCAAAGGTGACGGAACGGCTTTTTTTACCGCTGCTGCAGATGGTGTTTCCGGAAATCGTCAATTACTGGCTGCCCTGGGAAGGCGTGTTTCACAACATCGTGGTGGTGGCGATCGAAAAAGCCTACCCGCTGCACGCCCAGAAGACCATGAGCGGCCTGTGGGGACAGGGGCAGATGAGTTTTTGCAAGGCCATCGTGGTGGTGGATCACGACGTCGATCCGACGGATGAAACCCGGGTGTTTTCGGTGCTGATGGCCTTGCTCGATGTGGAGACGGATATCACCATCAACCGCGGCATTCTCGATGCTCTCGATCATTCTTCTCCGACGCCGCATTATGGCAACAAGATCGGCATCGACCTGACCCGGCGGATTGCCGGTGAGCTTCCCAGAAAGGCGTTGGATAGAGGCGTAATGGCGCCGCTGGATCGGGAGAAAATCGCCCATGGATTTTCGGATATTGTCGGTGTGCGGCGCTGGCGGGAGGTTGCCGTTCCGAACGGGGTGAATCGAAAAGTATTTCTGGCGGCTGTGGAAAAGCCCGGAGATCGATCGGGGAGGTGGTATGCCGAGCAATTGATGACGGCGGAGCGGCTCTCCGGAATCGATATGTTTGTTCTTTACGATATGGATATCGATCTGGCTGACAACAGCCTGATACTGTGGAAGCTTTTCAATAACACCGATCCGGGAAGGGATCTGATGATCCGGGAGGGCAGGGCGGTCATCGATGCCTGCAAGAAAGACGCATCCGACGGTCATCACCGGGAATGGCCCGAAGAGCTGCACTTCGATGATTTCGCAAAAAGCCCATCGGTATGA
- a CDS encoding DUF3786 domain-containing protein has translation MATGACGISCDVCRLFVTGVCGTCGAGTSWEASAKMAVQERLFDQPCPILSCAQMNRVGYCNRDCDAFPCEIYQQGPYPFSQGYLSMQARRRNTSADSSVLPGSSLNVPDEYWERLQQADRGELFQRALARPVGEGRDIAIDFLDDEIRVDVQQKLILRRSADGWIPVTGFLIRLLTTLYLMHAEESPVANDWIGVQQLKDAHFFQGPHALNLSPVLARFGHDPEGFSSRCAALGGVPIQMADVAFRLRPFPRIPLVYLLWKGDEEFPARLSVLFDRSIERHFAADAIWGLVNLMTDLLVRGEIR, from the coding sequence ATGGCGACAGGAGCATGCGGCATTTCGTGCGATGTCTGCCGGTTGTTCGTGACGGGGGTGTGCGGCACCTGCGGCGCCGGAACGAGCTGGGAGGCCAGCGCCAAGATGGCGGTGCAGGAGCGGCTGTTCGATCAGCCCTGCCCGATTCTATCCTGCGCTCAGATGAACCGTGTCGGTTACTGCAACCGGGACTGCGATGCCTTTCCCTGCGAAATCTATCAACAAGGGCCTTACCCGTTCAGCCAGGGGTATCTTTCCATGCAAGCCAGAAGAAGAAACACATCCGCAGACAGCTCGGTGCTGCCGGGCTCGTCCTTGAATGTTCCGGATGAATACTGGGAGCGGTTGCAGCAGGCCGATCGGGGTGAGCTGTTCCAACGCGCGTTGGCCCGGCCGGTCGGTGAGGGCCGGGATATCGCCATCGATTTTCTCGACGACGAAATCCGGGTCGATGTGCAGCAGAAGCTGATCTTGCGCAGAAGTGCGGATGGCTGGATCCCCGTAACGGGTTTTCTGATCCGGCTTCTGACAACGCTCTATCTGATGCATGCCGAGGAAAGTCCTGTGGCAAACGACTGGATCGGCGTGCAGCAACTGAAGGACGCGCATTTCTTCCAGGGGCCGCACGCATTGAACCTTTCACCGGTACTCGCACGGTTCGGCCACGACCCGGAAGGTTTTTCCAGCAGGTGTGCGGCGCTGGGCGGGGTACCCATCCAAATGGCGGATGTGGCTTTCCGGCTGAGGCCCTTTCCGAGGATTCCCCTGGTGTATCTGTTGTGGAAAGGGGATGAGGAATTTCCGGCCCGACTGTCCGTTCTCTTCGATCGTTCCATTGAGCGGCACTTTGCAGCGGATGCCATCTGGGGGCTGGTGAACCTGATGACGGATCTTCTGGTCAGGGGGGAGATCCGCTGA
- a CDS encoding YkgJ family cysteine cluster protein, with protein MKHPQTIESIEAALAPYRNLIERIDAICRTITKEAGAAITCHDGCDACCEAIGVLPVEAVQIARHLDPSRLPDWEKIHGIMQHSESTPTASPCPFLHQHRCRIYPVRPLICRTQGMAFLVEEEGEKRLVHCPRNFGGMSRFPAAMLIDLDRMNEYLIRINDHFLQEVAARLPERIPLAEILRWLER; from the coding sequence ATGAAACATCCGCAAACCATCGAATCCATCGAGGCTGCCCTGGCCCCTTATCGCAACCTGATCGAGCGAATCGATGCCATCTGCCGAACCATCACGAAGGAGGCCGGCGCGGCCATCACCTGCCATGACGGCTGCGATGCCTGTTGCGAGGCGATCGGCGTGCTGCCAGTCGAGGCCGTTCAGATCGCCCGCCACCTCGATCCTTCCCGGTTACCGGATTGGGAGAAAATCCATGGCATTATGCAGCATTCGGAATCAACGCCAACGGCTTCACCGTGCCCATTCCTGCACCAGCACCGCTGCCGCATCTACCCGGTTCGTCCCCTGATCTGCCGCACCCAGGGCATGGCCTTTCTGGTTGAGGAGGAAGGCGAAAAGCGGCTCGTTCATTGCCCCAGGAATTTTGGCGGCATGAGCCGTTTCCCGGCAGCAATGCTCATCGATCTCGACAGAATGAACGAGTACCTGATTCGAATCAATGACCATTTCCTGCAGGAGGTTGCGGCCCGGCTCCCCGAAAGGATCCCCCTTGCCGAAATCCTCCGCTGGCTCGAGCGGTAA
- a CDS encoding FAD-binding oxidoreductase, translating into MNELLAQHTAFFKELVGSERFSTGTSHRELHVRDISAHHGSLPAGVIFPVTTDEVAKILAFCYGNDIPMTPWGAGTSTEGNPVPVCGGLVIDLTLMNRVIAIRPADLQADVEPGVLRKELNRQAGQFGLFFPPDPGADATIGGMIANNASGVQTVKYGATRDNVLRLVAVLPHGEVIHTGCKAPKSSSGYDLTRLFIGSEGTLGIVTEITVKLSGIPALRMAATIQFPDLASASQAVGILIGSGLGPAALELLPPGLICLMNREKGLGLAEVPTLFCEFHGSSDPVIEETAALARELCEECGAVGFRHASDEAGRTALWRARHEAWETIHRAHPGLESLIVDAAVPISAYPEMVVFAQSAVDRAGVIGYVFGHAGDGNLHVVLVGDIRDESAWAKLEAVNHAIVEEAIRKDGTCTGEHGIGIGKRKFMPLEHGASYEWMRRIKTLFDPKGLMNPGKIF; encoded by the coding sequence ATGAACGAACTCTTGGCCCAACACACCGCTTTTTTCAAGGAACTGGTCGGTTCCGAGCGATTTTCCACCGGGACATCCCATCGTGAGCTGCATGTGCGGGATATTTCCGCCCATCACGGCAGCCTGCCTGCAGGGGTCATTTTTCCGGTGACAACCGATGAGGTCGCCAAAATACTCGCCTTTTGTTACGGAAACGACATACCGATGACGCCCTGGGGGGCGGGAACCAGCACGGAAGGCAACCCTGTTCCGGTGTGCGGCGGACTGGTCATCGATCTGACCCTGATGAACCGGGTCATCGCCATTCGACCGGCGGATCTGCAGGCCGATGTCGAGCCCGGAGTTCTGCGCAAGGAATTGAACCGTCAGGCAGGTCAGTTCGGCCTGTTTTTCCCGCCCGATCCGGGGGCGGATGCCACCATCGGCGGCATGATCGCCAACAACGCATCGGGCGTTCAGACGGTCAAGTATGGCGCGACCAGAGACAACGTGCTGCGGCTTGTCGCCGTTCTGCCGCATGGGGAAGTCATTCATACGGGGTGCAAGGCCCCGAAATCCTCATCCGGCTACGATCTGACCCGGCTCTTCATCGGATCGGAGGGGACACTGGGCATCGTCACCGAAATTACGGTCAAGCTATCGGGCATTCCGGCGCTTCGGATGGCGGCAACCATCCAGTTCCCGGATCTGGCAAGCGCCTCCCAGGCCGTCGGCATCCTGATCGGATCGGGGCTCGGACCAGCGGCCCTCGAATTGCTGCCGCCGGGGCTGATCTGTCTGATGAACCGGGAAAAGGGGCTTGGACTTGCCGAAGTGCCGACCCTGTTCTGCGAATTTCATGGATCGAGCGATCCGGTCATCGAGGAGACGGCCGCACTCGCCAGGGAACTATGCGAGGAATGCGGCGCGGTCGGGTTCCGCCACGCCAGTGACGAGGCCGGAAGAACCGCCCTGTGGCGGGCCCGTCACGAAGCGTGGGAAACCATCCACCGGGCTCATCCGGGCCTCGAGAGTCTGATCGTCGATGCGGCGGTGCCCATTTCCGCTTATCCCGAAATGGTGGTTTTCGCCCAGAGCGCCGTCGATCGGGCGGGCGTGATCGGTTATGTCTTCGGGCACGCCGGAGACGGCAACCTTCACGTCGTTCTGGTGGGCGATATCCGGGATGAATCGGCGTGGGCGAAACTGGAGGCCGTGAACCATGCCATCGTGGAAGAGGCGATCCGAAAAGACGGCACCTGCACGGGAGAGCATGGGATCGGCATCGGAAAGCGCAAGTTCATGCCGCTCGAGCACGGCGCCTCCTACGAGTGGATGCGGCGGATCAAGACCCTTTTCGATCCGAAGGGCTTGATGAATCCCGGAAAAATTTTCTGA
- a CDS encoding ATP-binding protein codes for MPKPLPIGIQSFADLITGGFLYVDKTRWIYEMVRYSKGVYFLSRPRRFGKSLLISTLEAIFKGKRHLFNGLWIDGSDYVWNIHPVIRIDFSQFRVTSPDELPELLIRQVRLIAEQHQLTLRDGFYFEQFSDLIIQLSSQGKVVVLVDEYDKPIMDNIDHAETAMQIRDILKGFYEVLKGLDEYLRFVFLTGVSKFSKVGVFSGLNHLKDITLDMRFGALLGMTQEEVASCFSDYLTSFSHNAGISVPELIASIRHWYDGFCFSKAGVHIYNPFSLLMLLDMQDFRNYWFETGTPTFLIRLLKSRQYDIRNLEDMQVDELAFSSYELDDLKPEALLVQTGYLTITGYNPESRLFRLSYPNFEVKNAFMRYLLDAFCPGKMARTAGHLWDMIQSLRARDMDRFFKVLQGFFAGIPYDIQIRQERYYQTVFYLIFKLMGLQAGVEVRTSRGRIDAVVELDEGVFLFEFKLGGNAETALAQMRDRGYAEPYAGANKPVHLIGAVFGTDGEGIVDWKTEEIS; via the coding sequence ATGCCGAAACCACTGCCGATTGGGATTCAATCATTTGCGGACCTGATTACCGGCGGATTCTTGTATGTGGATAAGACGCGCTGGATTTATGAGATGGTGCGGTATTCCAAAGGTGTCTATTTTTTGTCCCGCCCCCGGCGTTTTGGAAAAAGTCTGCTGATATCCACACTGGAAGCCATATTCAAGGGGAAACGGCATCTGTTCAACGGTTTGTGGATTGACGGCAGCGACTATGTCTGGAATATCCACCCGGTCATCCGCATCGACTTCAGCCAGTTTCGGGTGACGTCCCCGGACGAATTGCCGGAGTTACTGATTCGTCAGGTACGCCTGATTGCCGAACAGCATCAATTGACACTCCGGGATGGATTCTATTTCGAGCAGTTTTCGGATCTGATCATTCAGCTTTCCTCCCAGGGCAAGGTGGTGGTTCTGGTGGATGAATACGACAAGCCGATCATGGACAACATCGACCATGCAGAAACCGCCATGCAGATTCGGGATATTCTGAAAGGTTTTTACGAGGTGCTGAAGGGACTGGACGAGTATCTGCGGTTCGTGTTTCTGACCGGGGTCAGCAAGTTCAGCAAGGTTGGCGTGTTTTCGGGATTGAACCATTTGAAGGATATCACGCTCGACATGCGATTTGGCGCATTGTTGGGCATGACCCAGGAGGAGGTGGCATCATGTTTTTCCGACTATCTGACGTCATTTTCCCATAATGCCGGTATATCCGTTCCTGAACTCATTGCGTCAATCCGACACTGGTATGACGGCTTCTGTTTTTCAAAAGCCGGCGTTCATATCTACAACCCATTTTCCCTGTTGATGCTGCTCGACATGCAGGATTTTCGCAACTATTGGTTCGAGACAGGAACACCGACATTTCTGATTCGTCTTTTGAAATCCAGGCAGTATGACATTCGGAACTTGGAAGACATGCAGGTCGACGAGCTGGCGTTCAGCAGCTATGAACTGGATGATTTGAAGCCGGAAGCCCTGCTGGTGCAGACCGGATATCTGACCATCACGGGTTATAACCCGGAATCTCGCCTCTTTCGTCTGTCATACCCCAATTTTGAAGTCAAAAATGCCTTCATGCGGTATCTTCTGGATGCCTTCTGTCCCGGAAAAATGGCCCGGACCGCAGGCCATCTTTGGGATATGATCCAATCCCTTCGGGCCCGAGACATGGACCGGTTTTTTAAGGTGCTCCAGGGCTTTTTCGCCGGAATCCCCTACGACATTCAGATCAGGCAGGAGCGGTATTACCAGACCGTATTCTATCTGATTTTCAAGCTCATGGGCCTTCAGGCCGGTGTGGAAGTGCGAACCAGTAGGGGCCGAATCGATGCGGTGGTGGAACTGGACGAGGGCGTATTCCTGTTTGAATTCAAGCTGGGCGGAAACGCCGAAACGGCTCTGGCCCAGATGCGGGATCGGGGATATGCCGAACCCTATGCAGGCGCAAACAAGCCGGTTCATCTGATCGGGGCCGTATTCGGAACCGATGGAGAGGGCATTGTAGACTGGAAAACGGAAGAGATCTCATGA
- a CDS encoding ABC transporter permease, translating to MMQKWMFSAMHNPMIWLRRLHVMTFKEFLQLKRDWMLLIFIVYAFTADIYLAGSGVSLQLREAVLYFTDQDKSVSSRELVYRFQPPNFHVAGEISENPRKALQLLDEGDAMVVLDIGADFEKELITGASARIQMQIDTSNSVQGFLASSYAQRIVADYGTEKAMTRLKALGGGSASLPRIIDDHRVWFNANQNDTWFMSITELLTIITLFSVLLPAAAMVREKERGTVEQLLVSPLSSFQIMFPKVLSMTTVILIGCAISLALVLKGIFHVPIRGSLPLFFAITTLFVFTTAGLGLFISTIARNLAQVGMMTILVFTPMLFLSGAWTPPEAMPFWMRTVMYASPLHYYIDTGFGILLKGAGVDILWDEILIMGILGGVIFGVGMARFRKQFGN from the coding sequence ATGATGCAGAAATGGATGTTTTCAGCCATGCATAACCCCATGATCTGGCTTAGACGATTGCACGTGATGACCTTCAAGGAGTTCCTGCAGCTCAAGCGGGACTGGATGCTGCTCATCTTCATCGTTTACGCTTTCACGGCAGACATCTATCTGGCAGGCTCCGGCGTCAGCCTCCAGCTTCGGGAAGCCGTCCTGTATTTCACGGATCAGGACAAGAGCGTATCCTCCCGCGAGCTCGTCTATCGCTTTCAGCCGCCCAACTTCCATGTGGCCGGAGAAATCAGCGAAAATCCGCGGAAGGCTCTGCAGCTTCTGGATGAAGGGGATGCCATGGTCGTTCTCGATATCGGAGCGGATTTCGAAAAAGAGCTCATCACCGGCGCATCCGCCCGAATCCAGATGCAGATCGACACGAGCAATTCCGTGCAGGGATTTCTTGCCTCCTCCTATGCCCAGCGCATCGTCGCCGATTACGGAACTGAAAAGGCGATGACCCGGTTGAAAGCCCTCGGCGGCGGCTCTGCCTCCCTGCCCCGCATCATCGATGACCATCGGGTGTGGTTTAACGCCAACCAGAACGACACCTGGTTCATGAGCATTACGGAGCTTCTGACCATCATCACCCTGTTTTCGGTACTGCTGCCGGCAGCCGCAATGGTACGGGAAAAGGAACGGGGAACCGTCGAGCAGCTTCTCGTCTCTCCCCTCTCGTCCTTTCAGATCATGTTCCCCAAGGTCCTTTCCATGACGACGGTCATCCTCATCGGTTGCGCCATCAGTCTGGCCCTGGTTCTGAAGGGGATATTCCACGTTCCCATCCGGGGCAGTCTTCCGCTGTTTTTCGCCATCACCACCCTGTTCGTGTTTACGACGGCAGGCCTTGGATTGTTCATTTCCACCATCGCCCGAAACCTCGCGCAGGTCGGGATGATGACCATCCTCGTCTTCACGCCCATGCTCTTTCTCTCCGGCGCCTGGACCCCGCCAGAGGCCATGCCGTTCTGGATGCGAACGGTCATGTACGCATCCCCATTGCACTATTACATCGACACGGGCTTCGGCATTCTGCTCAAGGGCGCGGGCGTCGATATTCTCTGGGATGAAATCCTGATCATGGGGATTCTGGGCGGGGTGATTTTCGGCGTCGGCATGGCCAGATTCCGCAAACAGTTTGGAAACTGA
- a CDS encoding ABC transporter permease yields the protein MNWHRIIAVSHKEWREIVRDKVFFALAFLVPVSMMILLGYGLSLDVEGIPLAILDDDHSSASREYAYRFIGSRYFDFRGYVDSERDLNELLTDNRIRAAVIIPPDFEKNLLSAKAVAVQTLIDGTFPFRAQTTKGYVIAINAAANMDMLAGHLSKILGTSEENIRRQLQPVRLETRYLYNQSLKSIWSLAPKLIMLILMISPPFLTALGVVREKESGSIYNIYVSTVSRAEFLVGKLFPYVAISMVNAAVLFLLATALFGAPFKGSVSIFFLATLLYVVCTTGIGLLVSVFVRTQIAAMIVASIVTLVPAVLYSGVLIPIFSLETTARIIAHLLPAMYYTNIVTACFMKGTGIGYFWLDVLILAGYAALLMGFGYALFRKRTAT from the coding sequence ATGAACTGGCATCGGATCATTGCCGTCAGCCACAAGGAATGGCGTGAAATTGTCCGGGACAAGGTGTTTTTCGCCCTGGCCTTTCTGGTGCCGGTCTCCATGATGATTCTGCTGGGATACGGTCTTTCCCTCGATGTCGAAGGCATACCGCTGGCCATCCTGGATGATGATCACAGCTCGGCCAGCCGCGAGTACGCCTACCGGTTCATCGGCTCCCGCTACTTCGATTTTCGGGGATATGTCGACAGCGAACGCGACCTGAACGAACTGCTGACGGACAACCGCATTCGTGCCGCAGTCATCATTCCGCCGGATTTCGAAAAAAATCTCCTTTCCGCCAAAGCCGTGGCCGTCCAGACACTGATCGACGGCACATTCCCCTTCCGGGCCCAGACGACCAAGGGATACGTCATCGCCATCAATGCGGCGGCCAACATGGACATGCTCGCCGGTCATCTTTCCAAAATCCTCGGCACATCAGAAGAGAACATCCGGCGGCAACTGCAACCCGTTCGTCTCGAAACCCGCTACCTCTACAACCAGAGCCTCAAGAGCATCTGGTCGCTGGCGCCCAAACTGATCATGCTCATCCTGATGATTTCCCCACCTTTTCTGACAGCCCTCGGCGTCGTTCGCGAAAAGGAAAGCGGATCGATCTACAACATCTACGTCTCGACGGTCAGCCGCGCGGAATTCCTGGTCGGAAAACTCTTTCCCTATGTAGCCATTTCCATGGTCAACGCGGCGGTGCTGTTTCTCCTGGCCACAGCCCTGTTCGGCGCACCCTTCAAGGGAAGTGTTTCAATTTTTTTTCTCGCTACGCTGCTGTATGTGGTCTGTACAACCGGCATCGGGCTGCTGGTATCGGTCTTTGTCCGCACGCAGATTGCGGCGATGATCGTCGCTTCCATCGTCACGCTGGTGCCTGCCGTGTTGTATTCGGGTGTACTCATTCCCATTTTCTCCCTGGAAACGACGGCACGGATCATCGCCCACCTGCTTCCGGCCATGTACTACACGAACATCGTGACGGCCTGTTTCATGAAAGGGACCGGTATCGGTTATTTCTGGTTGGATGTGCTGATCCTTGCAGGCTATGCCGCCTTGCTGATGGGGTTCGGCTATGCCCTTTTCCGGAAAAGGACAGCCACTTGA
- a CDS encoding ATP-binding cassette domain-containing protein, giving the protein MVQTRMVSAPDPPVVDIRSFRKSYGSTAAVRGVDLSMHRGEMFGLIGPDGAGKSTLMKAVAGVLSYDAGMVRVFDLPVQTEAEAEKIKGRIGFMPQGLGLNLYPELSIEENIDFFARLRLVPETVLKERKRELLAITRLEAFRARPMKLLSGGMKQKLGLVCSLIHEPDLIILDEPTTGVDPVSRRDFWAILASLLAEKGTSALISTAYMEEASRFHRIALMHEGMVLAEGEPSEIIDRVNGTLVALRADPQWTAVELLRTCYPSLRVQQEWIQVFVPEMEPDAATAYVRKLLGPVARVLDLRYDPPDLEDVFLELIRDVSRDTTHCPQEIGPSGISISALDRTVADRRERPKPEIAIAASSLVRDFGAFRAVDRVSFEAPYGEIFGLLGANGAGKTTVIKMLTGILRPTAGEGQVAGVDMRRAGRSIKEKIGYMSQAFSLYTDLTVVENIHLYAGIYGLDRRLTMERTAWVLDMAELQEHQNRLSGSLPMGIRQRLALGCALVHQPKVLFLDEPTSGVDPLGRRRLWETFYRLAREQSVAVLVTTHYMSEAEHCDHLALMFAGRIVADATPAAMKAEVEQEAGELLEIDTDNPLAALQALQQSGHREAALYGKRIHLLTRNVSETNDQLATLFQKEGIALLGVGRKPLSMEDVFVYRVLSLEQA; this is encoded by the coding sequence ATGGTCCAAACCCGTATGGTGAGCGCACCGGATCCCCCGGTCGTCGATATCCGTTCGTTCCGGAAATCCTACGGCAGCACCGCTGCCGTTCGCGGCGTCGATTTGTCCATGCATCGAGGGGAGATGTTCGGGCTGATCGGACCGGATGGCGCGGGCAAGAGCACGCTCATGAAAGCCGTTGCGGGTGTCTTGTCCTACGATGCCGGGATGGTCCGCGTGTTTGATCTGCCGGTGCAGACCGAAGCCGAAGCCGAGAAGATCAAGGGCCGAATCGGATTCATGCCCCAAGGGCTCGGGCTCAATCTATATCCCGAACTTTCCATCGAAGAAAACATCGATTTTTTCGCGCGGCTTCGCCTGGTCCCGGAAACCGTTCTGAAAGAGCGAAAGCGCGAACTTCTGGCCATCACGCGGCTGGAGGCATTCAGGGCCAGGCCGATGAAACTGCTCTCTGGCGGAATGAAGCAGAAACTGGGCCTTGTCTGCAGCCTCATCCACGAACCGGATCTCATCATTCTCGATGAGCCGACAACAGGAGTCGATCCGGTATCGAGAAGAGATTTCTGGGCCATTCTCGCCAGTCTGCTCGCCGAAAAAGGCACAAGCGCCCTCATCTCGACGGCCTACATGGAAGAGGCGAGCCGCTTCCATCGGATTGCGTTGATGCATGAAGGCATGGTGCTCGCCGAAGGCGAGCCATCCGAAATCATCGACCGGGTGAATGGGACTCTCGTTGCCCTGAGGGCCGATCCGCAATGGACCGCAGTCGAGCTGCTGCGCACGTGCTACCCGTCCCTGCGGGTGCAACAGGAATGGATCCAGGTATTCGTTCCGGAGATGGAACCCGATGCGGCTACGGCATACGTCCGCAAGCTCCTGGGCCCTGTCGCTCGCGTCCTTGATCTGAGATACGACCCACCTGACCTCGAAGACGTTTTTCTCGAGCTGATTCGGGATGTTTCACGGGATACGACCCATTGCCCGCAGGAGATCGGACCTTCCGGTATATCGATTTCCGCATTGGACAGGACGGTTGCAGACCGGAGGGAGCGGCCCAAACCGGAAATAGCGATTGCGGCAAGCTCACTGGTGCGGGATTTCGGCGCATTCCGCGCCGTCGATCGGGTCAGCTTCGAAGCCCCTTATGGCGAGATCTTCGGGCTTCTCGGCGCCAACGGGGCGGGCAAGACGACTGTCATCAAGATGCTGACAGGCATCCTGCGACCGACAGCCGGAGAAGGCCAGGTAGCGGGTGTTGACATGCGCCGGGCCGGAAGGTCGATCAAGGAGAAAATCGGATACATGTCCCAGGCTTTTTCCCTGTATACCGATCTGACGGTTGTTGAAAACATACATCTCTATGCCGGCATCTACGGTCTGGATCGGCGCCTGACCATGGAGCGGACGGCGTGGGTTCTCGATATGGCCGAGCTTCAGGAGCATCAGAACCGGCTCTCCGGCAGCCTGCCGATGGGTATCCGGCAGCGTCTGGCTCTGGGTTGCGCTCTGGTACACCAGCCCAAGGTGCTTTTTCTGGATGAGCCGACATCGGGTGTCGATCCCCTCGGCAGGCGGCGTCTGTGGGAAACGTTCTATCGGCTTGCCAGGGAACAATCGGTCGCGGTGCTGGTGACCACCCATTACATGAGCGAAGCCGAGCATTGCGACCATCTGGCCCTGATGTTCGCCGGAAGGATCGTTGCGGATGCAACGCCTGCAGCCATGAAGGCGGAGGTCGAGCAAGAGGCCGGTGAGCTTCTTGAAATCGACACCGACAATCCGCTGGCTGCCCTGCAGGCGCTGCAGCAGAGCGGCCACCGGGAAGCGGCGCTCTATGGCAAACGGATCCACCTGCTGACGCGCAATGTTTCTGAAACGAACGATCAATTGGCCACGCTGTTTCAGAAAGAAGGCATCGCGTTGCTGGGCGTCGGCCGCAAACCCCTCTCGATGGAAGATGTCTTCGTCTATCGGGTGTTATCTCTGGAACAGGCTTGA